Below is a window of Leishmania panamensis strain MHOM/PA/94/PSC-1 chromosome 30 sequence DNA.
AGAGCGTGGGTTGGCTTTGGTAGCACTACACCTGCTGTTTGAGGCGTGCCGTGCACAGGAGCACCTCTggtcactgctgccgcgttTGGCGAGCCTGAACCAGGACCTGAGCAACGCCATGCGCTGGACTTCTTACGTAGCGTACTATGATGCCATGTCTCCGAGGGGCTTCAcagctccccctcctccgttgCGGACATCGCCAACGGAGAGCTTTGCCGATAGCTTCCCGGCGAGCGTACTGGGCTGTCGCTTCGATTCACTGGAGCGACTGGAcaacgccgcggcgccgcaggcAGGCAACAACGCCTCAGTGGCGCCGCCAGCCGCTGAGTTCGTCAGCGGCGACGCGCCTGGACTGTTCTCAACGCTCTCCCTCATAGCGGTGTGCAACACCACCCCCCGGACTGTTGCGATGCCGTATGGCACGTGGCCGCTGCTAAAGCACTTGCCAGATGCGCATCCCATTGCACTCACGAATCGCTTAGTGGTTCTCTACCATGACATCTTCGGCGCTTCGACTGGTTCGCTTTCGGCCACTTCGGCAGCCAGCGCGGACATGGGCACCGGGAACGCTCTTGCAGACTCCCATGTCAATGTGACCTGGTGGCAGCGTATCTGTAGCCTTgttctgcagcggcgcatctcCTCGGCTGTGGTGCGGCAGACACTGAACGCTGCCGTGGCGTACCCACTTGTGGAGGCGTTGACAAAAGGGCGTGAGTGTGCTGAGTCGACGTGGCCAGTGGCACTCCTTGAACTGGTAGGGCGCCGTGACCGGTGCCCGCCAACCTCGCACACCGCGCAGATCTTGAGCGCTGGACAGCATGTCGTGGAGACTGCCGAGGAGAACGCCGTGGCGCGTCAGTTCCGCGTGACCCTCACAGAAGACGACGGTGTTTCTGTACGACCGGACTTCCGCAAGACCTGGCGGGACTCTCGCCTCGACATGGTGCAGAACCTCTTTAACACGGTTGCCCCCATTTCACTCTCGGGGTTTGAGGATCGGCCAGAGGAGCTCGCCGGGGCGCTTGAGTTGCTCTCGTGCCGCGCGCAAGCAATGCCGCTCGGCCGTGGCATGCTCACGATGTGCACACAGAGTTTTAAAGTGCAGGATAGCATCCCCATCGCACCACTGAATCTGAGTGGGCGCACAAACGACGGGATCAGCGTTGCGAACAAGCCAACGGACGACCTCATGTGGCCCCTTTTCCACAACGGGTGTGCGGCCGGACTCCGgtttctgccgctgccgccgacgtTTTCTGCCTGCTCCGCAGAAGCTCCATTCGCGACTCAGGAGGCGCTTGGGGATACGGATGCAAAGGAGACCGCTGCGCTTTCGCTTGGCAGCCGCGCGCAGAGCATCACAAAACAGTGGGTCATGTACCAGACGAAAAACATAGACAACCCCGCTTCTCGAGCCGGACTGTTGCTCGCTACAGGCATCCTCGGCCACCTCACGGTACTGCAGCGCACCGATATCTTTTATCTTCTCATCTCGCGACAGGAGCAGTACGTCTGGCGCGAGGCCACAACGATGGCAGTGATGCTGGGCctcagctgcagcttctgTGGCACCGGAAATGAGGCGGTGTTCCGCTGCCTCTCGGTGCATGTGCAGTCACTGAACCCCAGTGCCGAGGACATTGAGGTGTCTCTGGACGtgcagacggcagcgctcgTGTCGATGGGTCTGCTGTGTCAACAGGCGTCTTCAAACACCTTCCTTGTGGAGGTTTTCCTGGTTGAGCTGTCGCGTATGCCCACGGATGAGCACTGCACGAAGCGTGAAGGCTATGTTCTCGGCGCCGGCTTTGGCCTTGGCCAGCTGCTACTCGGCGTAGGCCAGTCGCATGGAGTACAGCGCGTAGAGGACCGTCTGCTGGCTATTATGAAGGGAgcaccgcgcagcgctgctgtatCGATGCGTGAGGGGGTAGAGCACTTTGAAGAAACAATGGGCCGAGGGGAGGCAGGGCATTTCCTTAcccgcgcgctgctgtcacaGCATGAGCGAGAGTCTACCTACAACGCATGCGCGAGCGTCTACGAAGGTGACTGCTACAACGTGTTCACATCAGGCCCTGCCGCTGCTATGGCACTCGGCATGATGTATCTGAAAACTGACAATGCGTTTCTCGCATCAAGAATGATGCCGCCGAATCAGCGCGTCGCCATGCAGAAGCTAACGCCGCTGATGTGCCACCTACGGAGCATGATGGCCTCGCTGATTAACTGGAGCGCAATCGAGCCAACGCGGCTGTGGCTCTACCACCAGGTGCCCAGCTCGTTGTTGGAGCTGACGCAAGTGTCGCCGCCGAGGCTTGCCACACAGCAGATGAGCTATTTGCTAATGAACCTCGCGCACTGTATCGCCGGACATGTGATGGCGCTTGGGTTGCGGTTCGCCGGCACGATGGATAGCACAGCCCGTGACCTCATCGTTGGGGAGCTGCAGGGCTTCCTTGCAAATCAGGTTGGCACCACTAAGGCCGCGATTCCCACCGTACAGCGTGCGACAGGTGCGTACGAGGCGTGTCTGCTGTCCTGTGCGAATGCGCTGAGTCTTGTTATGGCGGGCACGGGGGACTTGAGGGCTTtggtgttgctgcagcaTCTGCATCGGCGCACAAACGTTCCCTACGGCTCTCACATGGCCATCTCCATGAGCATTGGCTTGTTGTTCTTGGGAAGTGGTCGGCTGACACTGTGCAATAATAgtgccgcggtggcggcgctgctcatggCGTTTTACCCCGTCTGGCCAAAGGACGCGGAGGACAACACGTGCCATTTGCAAGCGCTGAGACACCTGTATGGACTGGCTGTGGTGCCACGAGTcatggaggcggtggatgcTGTGAGCCACCAGCCTGTGTCGGTGCCTGTGCGCATCGTGCTGCGCAAGAGGAACTCGGCGAAGATGGGGGGAAGTGCCGGTCCTCATCAGCCAACCTCGAGTGCTGCTGGTTCCGCTGCTGTGGAACACGCCGACGACACCGAGCAGGTAATCCACACTGTCACCCCGTGCCTGTACCCACCAGTCGAGATGATCGAACGGGTGGAAGTGCGCGGCACCCAGTACTACCCACTGGTGTTCTATTCCTTTAGCAAGGAGCTTACGCAGTCGGCGAGTATGCTGTTTCGCGTCAtggcgaaggagagcgcctcctcgccggcCAACGGTCGAGGTGGCGGACATGTGCTCTCTACGAGAACCTCCATTGAATCCAAGCTGCTTGGCTGGCTGCATCGGCTCTTTCGCCAGAACTCGACAACGATGACAGAAGCACTCACCATCATTGATAGCGTAAAGTTAGTACTGCGAGTGCAACGCCCACTCCTCTCCCGCACGACAGGAGGAtgtgagctgctgctctccggcAACTTTGGCGAGGCtatggcggaggcgatggagaaaCGGTATTCCTTCATCTTCCTTCATGGCGGTGTGCCGGCCGCTGAAAATGCATCGAGTGACTCTCGCCACCCACTTCGCCAGCTGATCCTCGAGGGCAAATCACGCGCCGAAGTGTTTCAGTCTATCGCCCGTTATCCTCATGGAACGGCGGCATTTCCATGTGACTTCACAGCCTTAACCATTGGCGGCACCGCGCCGGCAAACTGGGGAGGCGGGAGCGCCTCGACGCCGATGATGCCTACCGAGCGGGACACGTGCGCAGCCATTGACATGGCTGCGTTGGCGCGCTGGTTGACAGAGGCGTTGCATTACTACGGTATAGGCCAGCGAGAGATCGCGCTTCTCCGGCAAGCCTTCACGGCTCTCTCCAAGTGCGCTGCTGACCTCCCGGTGAGGACCAGCTGCGGAGGCTCTTCttcggtgcagctgctcgcagcGCTTCTTCGATTACaggcgacgacgctgctgcctctttcGATTCTCGAAAAGATTTGGGCCTGCTGCATGGACTGAGGCGTGTATGCATCGGGATAGGAGCCGTCCTTGTACAGAAATGGCAGACACAAACCAACCACAAAAGCAAAGCAATCAGAGCGACACTGGTGAGCGTGATCGGAGGTTGAGGGGACCAGACAGCTTCTTGTCGGTCTGTAGAGGTAGACCACGCGAGGACTTCATTGTTACTCGGGTATTCGATGCAAGGCGATGAAGGGAGTCCGTGACGGGAGTGGACAAACGATCCTCGATTCGTGGCAGCTCCATCTGTGCCTGCGCCTGCGTAAAGCTTAGGCGCCGTATAgagcacctcccccccccagccAGCGACAGCACACCGCGTAGATGGTGGGATTGAACTACATCTTCCGAAGGAAGCAATCAAAGAAAGAAAGCCCAACAAATCACTCTTGAAGCGGCAGCCCGTAGTACAAGGTGGGCAGACAAGCCCCTTTGCGTCCATTCGCTGGgcccgcccctccctcctttcccgcCGCCTAGCTGCGATGTCGGTTTTCGGTAGGCACCCCTGCGCCATATGGTCAGCGTGGGCTTCAATATatttcccttctctcgctctgtagGCAAGGGTCGcttcacccacacactccaCGTCATGCATGCCCAGGCATTCGTAGCTGTCCTTCTatctctcttcgctgcttGCATTTTTTCCTACCAACTTTGCGCTGCTGATTCTCATCGCATGTTTGATGCATCATGAGGATGAGCGTCACGTATACCTACAGAGGTAGTGATAACGCGGTGTGCACCCCTAACGATTTTTTGCCGTCactgttgctctctcttttcgatTTTGGCTTAGCCCCTTCGTCTTACCCTTCCCACAGTTGTTTTTCTCGCTGGAAGCGTGGGTCCCAAGGACACGCGTGCGAGGTGTACACtcttgagcagcagcgaatAGAAGGCTTTTCCCACGTGTTCTCAGCTGCCACCATGGACGATGATCGACTCATCATGTTCGATAGCAGCGGTGCTATTCGCATGTACGACCCTGAAAAATATGAGGAGCTTGTGAAGACTGTCGAGGTAGAGCGGCACTACGTGGAGAGGATGGATGAGTTTCGCGCACTCGTGCAGCGCACAATGGCGGTTGTCCAGCGACTCGGCGAAGGAATCGAGGCTGAGAAACTGAGGGCCATCGGTTTCCGAAACATCGTTGAAAGTGAGGCCGAGGAGCGTTTCCGCGCTGTCCAAGAGGCCCAGATACGGCTGCGGGAGAAGCAGATGGAGCTGGACCGCTACGTCGCGGAGTACGACTCTCTGAAGATAGTCGAGCAGGAGCAACAGACCTTCTTCCAGCATCTTAGCCAAGCCAAGGATTAAagatcagcagcggcatgtgATGCAGGGGATGAATCTGCCTCGTAAAAGGGGACTCGTGACAATGTTGCCCAACCAATGGAGAGACAAGAACAAGAGTGTTTCGTGTGGCACATTAGACGAAAGCTGTCAAGCCGTTCAAGCACTCTACGTGCGAAGAATTGTAAAGGCGgcgcctccatctctctttctctaaTGTTGACGTCGTGTTAGCTCTGCGGCGTAGAGACGCCTGTGCTTGCGTGTTGGTGTCACGGACcggcgtgtatgtgtgtgtgtgtgtgtgagtgagggCTGGTGGGTTTCTTGTGTTCTCTTGAAGCTGTGATGTATCTAAGGTATGCCTTAATCAAGCACCCTCTGCACCGGTCACTCACTTGTCTCTCTGaatgtgtgtctctctctctatggaGTCCTGTGTGCACTCCTTTGTTTTGCTGCCCGTGTCGAGTCTGCCTTCAAGTCTGTATATCTGCGAAAGACCTCAGATGCGTACTCGAGTAGTAGCGAATGAGAGAAACCAGCAGCCAGACGTGGTGAAGCAGAGCTCTCGCGAGATTGTTGGCATATCACTGTGAAATAGCTTTTCCCGCCTTTGGTGGCGCGTTCCTCCAGTCATCTCGATCATTCAGCTCGATAGATGCAAATTTTGAAGCAACGCAGACGCAAAAACGAGGTACGGATGCAGATTACTCTTGTGGGTCTGAAAGGCCCACGAGTCCCCCATTACCAttggagaaggaagagacaTGCGCGCCGGACCCTTGCTGATCTCCACCAAGTCCACGGGCagccgctttcttttttttcctgcctcttctcctcttccgaGAGCTTGCAAAGCATTATCCACGGTTGCTGTATGTGCGAGCGTGTGTCAGACGCACGCCATCAGTCGACAAAAGTGCTGCCGGCTCTTATTCTCACGGCCGTGCTGGTCCTCTTTACTTTTGcctgccctccctctccccctctcttctctcctttgccgccTTCGATAGAAAGCAGCGGTCCTCTCATTCCCCCTTTTTTAGTGTTGATCGTCACAGTGGTCTGTCTCGCGGTCCCACTAGGGAGCACTTCCCCCAGAGACCACATCAGCTGCACCTGATCTCTCACGCATATCCGTGTTGCCTGCTGTTCCTGTTCCTGTTgatgtgtgtttgtgggcGGTATTTTCAactttgtgtgtgctcgaATTCTCTGCAGACCCACAGAGCGATCCACCAGCCGCTTGCTTGTCGTGCTAGCCACTAttaccccttccccctttcccaaGTCACTCAAAGTCGCTTACTTAGGCTCCCTTTCTccacgcccccctccctctctctcgcgtaTTCTCTAtgaccttttttttcctcatCCTTCTCCCTGACATCTTCTCTTGGTATTGTTCACTTTAGCTCCCCCCTCGCGTGTTCATGTGATCgcttgcgcgtgtgtatatgtgtgtgtgtgtcggtgtgccaAAGAACTTCTTTTACCTttcatctccccctctctctttcgcgcCTCAGGTGGttgtgcgtgggtgtcaTTCAGCGTGtcggtgtgcctctcttcattGTTTTTTACTTGTGTGGATGCATTCCTCGTAGGTCATGTTGGGCTGCTGTGGTGACAAGGAACCTGAATAGGTTTGCTAGTCAAGTCCTCGTTTTCCTTTTACTCTTGttctggtgtgtgtgggtgtgcgtggatgcgcgtgggtgcgtgggtgtgagCGCCAGAGAATTCGAATCGAGTGACCATTGCAGCACTGTTGCCGGGCAACACGATGTAGTACCGACCAGCCTCTGGGGCGTCGTCACCACCCGGTGCGCCGGTGCCTCTTGTGACGAGATGCTCTACACGACGCACAGATGTGTGCACTTCCCGCGCTACTCCTTCGACCCTGACGCACTTCTGGCACCAGTCCCTTCAGCAGCCACTCAACCGCCGTTACCGAGGTTCGAACTTCAATGCCAGGTCACACCAGCCGCCATCCAGTTCGTCACAGACTTCCTACACCGCATCAGTAACAGACAAGCACCACGGACGCCGTAGTGGACTGTGGCAGAGTTCTGCGGGGTTCATGCCTAGAGTGAAGCAGCGCAAGCCCTCTGTTTCCCCGTCATCGCTGTCAAAGTCTCGGTCGAAGTGTCTggtgtcgtcgctgccctcTTCCCAGTGGCAGGCGCCCGCACCGGGctactgcggcagcggtccCCGCTCCGAACCTCAGCTCCTTCTACACCCTCCCAGGCCACTGCATGGAACCGGCAGCACCGAAAAGAGGAACTCATCCAAAACGGGCTTGAACCATTGCAGAACCTCATCGGACTCGGCGGCTACGTTGGGCAGAGCCTTAAGCTTGCCTACCGTGCGCTTTCCTCGAGTGGCAGCAGGGCAAGAGTATGCAGTGCTGACCTATACAAAAGTGAGCATCACCTCGCTGACGTCGGTGGCCGCCTTGGCACCCCCGAGACACCTCAGCCGCCTCATCCGTCTAGCTCGCCAACGCCCGGCTTCCTACCCGACTCGAGCAATCGCCCCCCTAATTTCTTGTTTGGTGGTTTCTCGGACTTCgccgtgtgtgcgcatgcggCTCGATTCCCCGGAGACTCAAAGCCACCCCAGTGCGTTGAGAGTCGTAAACCAACGTCAGTCCTTCGCCGCGGagtcagcagcgcaccgaCGTCTTGTAGCTCCGGGGTGACCAGCATATATGCACGTGAACCCTCGtcaagcagcagtggcagcacagcCACCTTTTCCCTAGATCACGGGGACTTTTTCCTTGACGAGGATCCGCTCGCGACTGAGCTAATGCAAGGACTCGAGGCTGCACAGCACACTGCCCCAACGCACACATCCGCCTCCGAACAGGCAGCGCGTGAGCCTAGGAAGGCTGGCGACCAGGCGTTGTCTGGCGTGCGGGtagcgccgtcgctgccacccCTTCCTCATGACGAGGGTCTCCTCTGCCGATGCACAGGATACGCTGGTGACGCGCGCATCTGATACCCCAGCAGATCTAGTGACCTCCTTCGACCCCTCTGCCCGAGATCTGACAttgtctgcggctgccgggCAGTCTGCCATACCAGTggcgacaccaccaccttccacAAGGACACTCTTTGCTGTCAATCGATCACGCAGCTcccggcaccgctgccgcactgtTGCTGAGTTGTTTCCAGAGCTCTTCCATCTTCGT
It encodes the following:
- a CDS encoding cyclosome subunit-like protein (TriTrypDB/GeneDB-style sysID: LpmP.30.1950), encoding MSLSPYTINVGPCQADGRRDVFLQWHERPCFSTTHRGITQVCLAKWPARLRAESALEANDMDEVEALRARRTEQVYQILLEFGNPNGPSTSTQLMCSNHDAAGGDSDTKRPLEQYLCVFHREELADQYGRYTFVQPHTICTAYRIADSTELELVLHNVTPTDISAAATGVFVRGHRQSSKGFPSSAPIEHQGIQYKPASNLWWMGTPLSLKPVYVAMPLGSQGGMTGGVPKSHVDKASGSHADSFAAADSQQSDKAAGGTVSNFVASPIVVGADGVAVQGPTGDNMGSPPPAELEGCIAQGQFELLPSRSSSPNMRCSSQTAAPSAEGQMSRMAVAAPASSLPGASLPLASHAQARYVEVEATVLAQLELFDPNRRSSTCASSLTVVRTGVEELGLATTVPQYALDCMLWQWWPHRVRLPRLASGNAALSAVASPHAVLDRYAVFIYDAHQSQVFVLRTPHLHSGAGDFELLFSFPCGSLPFVLPCLRAPHPAPIAVCNYPRPNCISVYDVMALLDAPAATTVVMELDLEAYQAHHPVFFGKVCISSCGGDSALFGGSGVLSTSGSSASGAMPAPLLPTGDVDNDMARSATAASWKADVINGVPHLIRSILYHYKNRLVVQYAWPSGSARPAATESAEDAGAGFMASCGNSEYEGDADQSLRSRHRRRRRCEGTISFTVEFPVITLDEDPLLVYVLEALSSALGPRAVAALEYVLFRERWYRKCNASIGADAFDVCAELLRNIFGSECSGSNQALASASWRGQLPRVAEHPEVTAHVEAMAGAAVPHVFVDPSTVTLQQIRRTVKRRPIADAPLCCRKVEEGDTAGAVNAAAQVRPAAVYGCAWTRQERGLALVALHLLFEACRAQEHLWSLLPRLASLNQDLSNAMRWTSYVAYYDAMSPRGFTAPPPPLRTSPTESFADSFPASVLGCRFDSLERLDNAAAPQAGNNASVAPPAAEFVSGDAPGLFSTLSLIAVCNTTPRTVAMPYGTWPLLKHLPDAHPIALTNRLVVLYHDIFGASTGSLSATSAASADMGTGNALADSHVNVTWWQRICSLVLQRRISSAVVRQTLNAAVAYPLVEALTKGRECAESTWPVALLELVGRRDRCPPTSHTAQILSAGQHVVETAEENAVARQFRVTLTEDDGVSVRPDFRKTWRDSRLDMVQNLFNTVAPISLSGFEDRPEELAGALELLSCRAQAMPLGRGMLTMCTQSFKVQDSIPIAPLNLSGRTNDGISVANKPTDDLMWPLFHNGCAAGLRFLPLPPTFSACSAEAPFATQEALGDTDAKETAALSLGSRAQSITKQWVMYQTKNIDNPASRAGLLLATGILGHLTVLQRTDIFYLLISRQEQYVWREATTMAVMLGLSCSFCGTGNEAVFRCLSVHVQSLNPSAEDIEVSLDVQTAALVSMGLLCQQASSNTFLVEVFLVELSRMPTDEHCTKREGYVLGAGFGLGQLLLGVGQSHGVQRVEDRLLAIMKGAPRSAAVSMREGVEHFEETMGRGEAGHFLTRALLSQHERESTYNACASVYEGDCYNVFTSGPAAAMALGMMYLKTDNAFLASRMMPPNQRVAMQKLTPLMCHLRSMMASLINWSAIEPTRLWLYHQVPSSLLELTQVSPPRLATQQMSYLLMNLAHCIAGHVMALGLRFAGTMDSTARDLIVGELQGFLANQVGTTKAAIPTVQRATGAYEACLLSCANALSLVMAGTGDLRALVLLQHLHRRTNVPYGSHMAISMSIGLLFLGSGRLTLCNNSAAVAALLMAFYPVWPKDAEDNTCHLQALRHLYGLAVVPRVMEAVDAVSHQPVSVPVRIVLRKRNSAKMGGSAGPHQPTSSAAGSAAVEHADDTEQVIHTVTPCLYPPVEMIERVEVRGTQYYPLVFYSFSKELTQSASMLFRVMAKESASSPANGRGGGHVLSTRTSIESKLLGWLHRLFRQNSTTMTEALTIIDSVKLVLRVQRPLLSRTTGGCELLLSGNFGEAMAEAMEKRYSFIFLHGGVPAAENASSDSRHPLRQLILEGKSRAEVFQSIARYPHGTAAFPCDFTALTIGGTAPANWGGGSASTPMMPTERDTCAAIDMAALARWLTEALHYYGIGQREIALLRQAFTALSKCAADLPVRTSCGGSSSVQLLAALLRLQATTLLPLSILEKIWACCMD
- a CDS encoding intraflagellar transport (IFT) protein, putative (TriTrypDB/GeneDB-style sysID: LpmP.30.1960), whose translation is MDDDRLIMFDSSGAIRMYDPEKYEELVKTVEVERHYVERMDEFRALVQRTMAVVQRLGEGIEAEKLRAIGFRNIVESEAEERFRAVQEAQIRLREKQMELDRYVAEYDSLKIVEQEQQTFFQHLSQAKD